A DNA window from Streptomyces sp. CA-278952 contains the following coding sequences:
- a CDS encoding CynX/NimT family MFS transporter, with protein MPDDETQTPTLNRGAAARTSRELRAQRLPGAGEAPAPWLLRLIAVGLVLAALNLRPAITSLGALLEEVREGLHMSGSVAGVLTSVPPLCFAVFGIMAPRLARRFGTGAVVCAGMAAIAAGLLIRPYIGSTAGFLAASALALMGIAVSNILMPVIVKRWFPDRVGTMTGLYSMALALGTALAAAVTVPVTGALGGDWQAGLVVWAVLAAVAVLPWIILVRDRTPAPGQPAPAPGRAAAHTEAPALRITRSRTAWGLACFFGLQATAAYITMGWMPQIFRDAGVSAGTAGLLLAVTMAMGVPLAFVIPRVASRLKQQGPIVVVLGLCGLIGYGGLYLAPAAGAWAWALLLGVANCAFPLALTMIGLRARSGAGVVRLSAFAQSTGYLLSIPGPLLVGVLYQHSGGWGLPIALMAGLLIPQMVAGILAGRDRTIEDEC; from the coding sequence ATGCCGGACGACGAGACGCAGACCCCGACCCTGAACCGCGGCGCCGCCGCGCGCACCTCCCGCGAGCTCCGCGCCCAGCGGCTCCCCGGTGCGGGCGAGGCCCCCGCACCCTGGCTGCTGCGCCTCATCGCCGTGGGACTCGTCCTGGCCGCCCTGAACCTCCGCCCCGCCATCACCAGCCTCGGCGCCCTCCTCGAAGAGGTCCGCGAGGGGCTGCACATGAGCGGGAGCGTGGCCGGCGTCCTCACCTCCGTGCCGCCGCTCTGCTTCGCGGTCTTCGGGATCATGGCGCCGCGCCTGGCCCGCCGCTTCGGCACGGGCGCCGTGGTCTGCGCGGGCATGGCCGCCATCGCGGCCGGCCTGCTGATCCGCCCGTACATCGGCTCCACCGCCGGGTTCCTGGCCGCCAGCGCGCTGGCCCTGATGGGCATCGCCGTCAGCAACATCCTGATGCCGGTGATCGTCAAGCGCTGGTTCCCCGACCGGGTCGGCACCATGACGGGCCTCTACTCCATGGCCCTGGCGCTCGGCACCGCCCTGGCAGCCGCCGTCACCGTCCCCGTCACCGGGGCGCTGGGCGGCGACTGGCAGGCGGGACTCGTCGTCTGGGCCGTGCTCGCCGCCGTCGCGGTGCTGCCCTGGATCATCCTCGTACGCGACCGGACCCCGGCCCCCGGACAGCCGGCCCCCGCTCCGGGGCGGGCCGCCGCGCACACCGAGGCGCCGGCCCTCCGGATCACCCGCAGCCGCACCGCGTGGGGCCTCGCCTGCTTCTTCGGGCTCCAGGCCACCGCCGCGTACATCACCATGGGCTGGATGCCGCAGATCTTCCGCGACGCCGGGGTCTCCGCCGGCACGGCCGGACTCCTGCTCGCGGTCACCATGGCCATGGGCGTCCCGCTCGCCTTCGTCATCCCCCGGGTCGCCTCCCGGCTCAAGCAGCAGGGCCCCATCGTCGTCGTCCTCGGCCTGTGCGGCCTGATCGGCTACGGCGGCCTCTACCTCGCCCCCGCCGCCGGCGCCTGGGCCTGGGCCCTGCTCCTCGGCGTGGCCAACTGCGCCTTCCCCCTCGCCCTCACCATGATCGGCCTGCGGGCCCGGTCCGGCGCGGGCGTCGTCCGGCTCTCCGCCTTCGCCCAGTCCACCGGCTACCTGCTCTCGATCCCCGGTCCGCTGCTCGTCGGCGTGCTCTACCAGCACAGCGGCGGCTGGGGGCTGCCGATCGCGCTGATGGCGGGCCTCCTGATTCCGCAGATGGTGGCCGGGATCCTCGCCGGCCGGGACCGGACGATCGAGGACGAATGCTGA
- a CDS encoding SixA phosphatase family protein — protein sequence MSVETPRRIVLLRHAKAEWSQASDHERPLAERGRKDAPVAGRRLADSGIDFDLALCSSAARTRETWKLAVHEFSQRPRTVYEERLYEASLGELIALFNETPDEVRNLLVIGHNPGMQGAADALSGSAEGDTLARMTRDGFPTAAYAVVEFPGSWKSVEHGAGKLTEYWTPND from the coding sequence ATGAGCGTCGAGACACCTCGCAGGATTGTCCTTCTCCGGCATGCCAAGGCGGAATGGTCACAGGCTTCCGATCATGAGCGTCCGCTGGCCGAGCGCGGCCGCAAGGACGCGCCCGTGGCCGGCCGCAGGCTCGCCGATTCCGGCATCGATTTCGATCTGGCCCTCTGCTCCAGTGCCGCCAGGACGCGGGAGACCTGGAAGCTGGCGGTCCATGAATTCTCCCAGCGACCCCGGACCGTCTACGAGGAGAGGCTGTACGAGGCCTCCCTCGGCGAACTGATCGCCCTGTTCAACGAGACCCCGGACGAGGTGCGCAACCTCCTGGTCATCGGCCACAACCCCGGGATGCAGGGGGCCGCCGACGCCCTCTCGGGATCGGCCGAGGGCGACACCCTGGCCCGGATGACCCGGGACGGCTTCCCCACCGCCGCCTACGCCGTGGTCGAGTTCCCCGGCTCCTGGAAGAGCGTGGAACACGGGGCCGGCAAGCTCACCGAGTACTGGACGCCGAACGACTGA
- the tyrS gene encoding tyrosine--tRNA ligase, translated as MTDIVDELKWRGLFAQSTDEDALRKALADGPVTFYCGFDPTAASLHVGHLVQVLTMRRLQQAGLRPLALVGGATGQIGDPRPTAERTLNDPETIAAWVARLRSQIEPFLSFEGENAATMVNNLDWTAGMSAIEFLRDIGKHFRVNKMLTKDSVARRLESQEGISYTEFSYQLLQGMDFLELYRRHGCTLQQGGSDQWGNLTAGIDLIHRLEPGAVVHALATPLMTKADGTKFGKSESGAVWLDPEMTTPYAFYQFWLNVDDRDVSRYLRILSFKSRAELEELEKLTEERPQARSAQRALAEELTTLVHGGAQCAAVIAASKALFGQGDLAELDGATLSAALSEVPGATVAELGPLVDLLVEVGLAPSKSGARRTVKEGGAYVNNVKVVDGEVAPDAGELLHGRWLVLRRGKKNLAAVEVGPVG; from the coding sequence GTGACGGACATCGTCGACGAGCTGAAGTGGCGCGGGCTGTTCGCCCAGTCCACTGACGAGGACGCACTGCGCAAGGCTCTCGCGGACGGTCCCGTCACCTTCTATTGCGGCTTCGACCCGACCGCGGCCAGCCTGCATGTGGGGCACCTGGTGCAGGTGCTCACCATGCGGCGGCTCCAGCAGGCCGGGCTGAGGCCGCTCGCCCTGGTGGGCGGCGCGACGGGCCAGATCGGTGACCCGCGGCCCACCGCCGAGCGCACGCTGAACGACCCGGAGACGATCGCCGCCTGGGTGGCCCGGCTGCGTTCGCAGATCGAGCCGTTCCTGTCCTTCGAGGGCGAGAACGCGGCGACGATGGTCAACAACCTGGACTGGACCGCGGGCATGTCCGCGATCGAGTTCCTGCGGGACATCGGCAAGCACTTCCGGGTCAACAAGATGCTCACCAAGGACTCGGTCGCCCGGCGGCTGGAGTCGCAAGAGGGCATCAGCTACACGGAGTTCAGCTACCAGCTGCTCCAGGGCATGGACTTCCTGGAGTTGTACCGCCGGCACGGCTGCACCCTTCAGCAGGGCGGCAGCGACCAGTGGGGCAATCTCACCGCGGGCATCGACCTGATCCACCGGCTGGAGCCGGGCGCGGTCGTGCACGCGCTGGCGACGCCGCTGATGACGAAGGCGGACGGGACGAAGTTCGGCAAGTCCGAGAGCGGTGCCGTCTGGCTCGACCCGGAGATGACGACGCCGTACGCGTTCTACCAGTTCTGGCTGAACGTGGACGACCGGGACGTCTCGCGCTACCTGCGCATCCTCAGCTTCAAGAGCCGTGCGGAGCTGGAGGAGCTGGAGAAGCTGACCGAGGAGCGGCCGCAGGCCCGCTCCGCGCAGCGCGCGCTGGCCGAGGAGCTGACCACGCTGGTGCACGGCGGCGCGCAGTGCGCCGCGGTCATCGCGGCGTCGAAGGCGCTGTTCGGGCAGGGCGACCTGGCCGAGCTGGACGGGGCGACGCTGAGCGCGGCCCTGTCCGAGGTGCCGGGCGCCACCGTCGCCGAGCTGGGACCGCTGGTGGACCTCCTGGTGGAGGTCGGTCTGGCGCCCAGCAAGTCGGGTGCGCGCCGCACGGTCAAGGAGGGCGGCGCGTACGTGAACAACGTGAAGGTCGTCGACGGCGAAGTCGCGCCGGACGCCGGGGAGCTTCTGCACGGGCGCTGGCTGGTGCTGCGCCGGGGCAAGAAGAACCTGGCGGCCGTGGAGGTCGGCCCGGTCGGCTGA
- a CDS encoding metallopeptidase TldD-related protein, with translation MSRVSKPYEIVERALELSATDGLVVIADEQSSANLRWAGNALTTNGVTRGRTLTVIATVDGAKGTASGVVSRSAVTRGDLEPLVRAAEAAARGADPAEDAQPLVSGAPSSPGFTDAPAETGSEVFADFAPALGDAFARARAGGRELYGFANHELTSTYLGTSTGLRLRHDQPNGTLELNAKSPDRTRSAWAGRATRDFRDVDPAAMDAELAQRLRWAERRVELPAGRYETLLPPAAVADLLIYQLWSSTARDAVEGRTVFSTPGGGTRLGETLAPLPLTLRSDPHAPGLESAPFVIAHSSGDSGSVFDNGLPLAPTDWVREGRLERLTTTRHTADLTGLPVAPAIDNLLLEGGGERSLEEMVAATSGRALLLTCLWYIREVDPATLLLTGLTRDGVYLVEDGEVVGGVNNFRFNESPVDLLSRASEAGRTEKTLPREWGDWFTRAAMPALRIPDFNMSSVSPGV, from the coding sequence ATGAGCCGCGTCAGCAAGCCGTACGAGATCGTCGAGCGGGCTCTGGAGCTGTCCGCCACGGACGGCCTGGTGGTCATCGCCGACGAGCAGTCCTCCGCCAATCTTCGCTGGGCGGGCAACGCGCTCACCACGAACGGGGTGACCCGGGGGCGGACCCTGACCGTCATCGCGACCGTGGACGGGGCGAAGGGGACGGCGTCCGGCGTCGTCTCCCGGTCCGCGGTGACCCGGGGCGACCTGGAGCCGCTGGTGCGGGCCGCCGAGGCCGCCGCGCGGGGCGCGGATCCGGCGGAGGACGCTCAGCCGCTGGTGAGCGGGGCGCCCTCCTCCCCCGGCTTCACGGACGCGCCCGCCGAGACCGGCTCGGAGGTCTTCGCCGACTTCGCCCCGGCGCTCGGCGACGCCTTCGCGCGCGCCCGGGCCGGGGGCCGCGAGCTGTACGGGTTCGCGAACCACGAGCTGACCTCCACCTACCTGGGGACGTCGACGGGGCTGCGGCTGCGCCACGACCAGCCGAACGGCACGCTGGAGCTGAACGCGAAGTCGCCGGACCGTACGCGCTCCGCGTGGGCGGGCCGGGCGACCCGGGACTTCCGGGACGTCGACCCGGCGGCGATGGACGCGGAGCTGGCGCAGCGGCTGCGCTGGGCGGAGCGGCGCGTCGAGCTGCCCGCCGGCCGGTACGAGACGCTGCTGCCGCCGGCCGCGGTCGCGGACCTGCTGATCTACCAGCTGTGGTCGTCGACCGCGCGGGACGCCGTGGAGGGCCGGACGGTGTTCTCCACGCCGGGCGGCGGTACGCGGCTGGGCGAGACACTCGCCCCGCTTCCGCTCACCCTGCGCAGCGACCCGCACGCGCCGGGGCTGGAGTCGGCGCCGTTCGTGATCGCCCACTCCTCCGGCGACAGCGGTTCCGTCTTCGACAACGGGCTGCCGCTGGCCCCGACGGACTGGGTCCGGGAGGGGAGGCTGGAGCGGCTGACGACGACCCGGCACACGGCGGACCTGACCGGGCTGCCGGTCGCCCCGGCCATCGACAACCTGCTGCTGGAGGGCGGCGGCGAGCGGTCGCTGGAGGAGATGGTCGCCGCGACGTCCGGGCGGGCGCTGCTGCTGACCTGCCTCTGGTACATCCGCGAGGTGGATCCGGCGACGCTGCTGCTGACGGGGCTGACCCGGGACGGCGTCTATCTGGTCGAGGACGGCGAGGTGGTCGGCGGGGTGAACAACTTCCGCTTCAACGAGTCGCCGGTGGACCTGCTGTCGCGGGCCTCGGAGGCCGGGCGTACGGAGAAGACGCTGCCGCGCGAGTGGGGCGACTGGTTCACCCGGGCCGCGATGCCCGCGCTGCGCATCCCGGACTTCAACATGAGCTCGGTCAGCCCGGGGGTGTGA
- a CDS encoding SGM_5486 family transporter-associated protein, whose translation MPVLDPNPQNGQKKLLLVFGAMLLITVVIGVIATIASP comes from the coding sequence ATGCCAGTGCTCGATCCGAATCCCCAGAACGGCCAGAAGAAGCTTCTCCTCGTGTTCGGGGCGATGCTCCTCATCACCGTCGTCATCGGTGTGATCGCCACGATCGCCTCGCCCTGA
- a CDS encoding TldD/PmbA family protein, producing the protein MPHEVDQSFLALPSRALADAALARARALGATHADFRLERVRSASWRLRDARPAGASDSTDLGYAVRVVHGGAWGFASGVDLTMDAAAKVASQAVAMAKLSAKVIAAAGSDERVELADEPVHGERTWVSAYDVDPFSVPDEEKAALLAEWSGRLLGAEGVAHVDASLTAVHENKFYADTAGTVTTQQRVRIHPQFTAVAVDGTSGEFDSMRTIAPPAGRGWEYLTGTGWDWDGELERIPGLLAEKMRAPSVEAGSYDLVVDPSNLWLTIHESIGHATELDRALGYEAAYAGTSFATFDQLGKLAYGSPVMNVTGDRTAEHGLATIGYDDEGVEAQSWDLVKDGTLVGYQLDRRIAKLTGLGRSNGCAYADSPGHVPVQRMANVSLKPDPGGLSTEDLIGGVERGIYVVGDRSWSIDMQRYNFQFTGQRFFRIENGRLAGQLRDVAYQATTTDFWGSMEKVGGPQTYVLGGAFNCGKAQPGQVAAVSHGCPSALFRGVNILNTTQEAGR; encoded by the coding sequence GTGCCCCACGAGGTAGATCAGTCATTCCTGGCCCTGCCGTCGCGCGCGCTGGCCGACGCGGCGCTCGCCAGAGCGCGGGCGCTGGGCGCGACCCACGCCGATTTCCGGCTGGAGCGGGTACGCAGCGCCTCCTGGCGGCTGCGGGACGCCCGGCCGGCCGGCGCGTCGGACAGCACGGACCTCGGGTACGCGGTGCGGGTGGTGCACGGCGGGGCGTGGGGGTTCGCCTCGGGTGTCGACCTGACGATGGACGCCGCCGCGAAGGTGGCCTCGCAGGCCGTCGCGATGGCGAAGCTGTCGGCGAAGGTGATCGCGGCGGCGGGTTCCGACGAGCGCGTGGAGCTGGCGGACGAGCCGGTGCACGGTGAACGGACCTGGGTATCGGCGTACGACGTCGACCCCTTCTCCGTACCGGACGAGGAGAAGGCGGCGCTGCTCGCCGAGTGGAGCGGGCGGCTGCTGGGCGCGGAGGGGGTGGCGCATGTGGACGCGTCCCTGACGGCCGTGCACGAGAACAAGTTCTACGCGGACACGGCGGGCACCGTCACCACGCAGCAACGGGTGCGGATCCACCCGCAGTTCACCGCCGTCGCGGTGGACGGCACGAGCGGTGAGTTCGACTCGATGCGGACCATCGCGCCGCCGGCGGGCCGGGGCTGGGAGTACCTGACCGGGACCGGCTGGGACTGGGACGGCGAGCTGGAGCGGATCCCCGGGCTGCTCGCGGAGAAGATGCGCGCGCCGAGCGTCGAGGCGGGGAGCTACGACCTGGTGGTCGATCCGTCGAACCTGTGGCTGACGATCCACGAGTCGATCGGCCACGCCACCGAGCTGGACCGGGCGCTGGGGTACGAGGCGGCGTACGCCGGTACCTCGTTCGCCACCTTCGACCAGCTGGGCAAGCTGGCGTACGGCTCCCCCGTGATGAATGTGACCGGTGACCGCACGGCCGAGCACGGGCTCGCGACGATCGGGTACGACGACGAGGGCGTCGAGGCGCAGTCGTGGGACCTGGTGAAGGACGGCACGCTGGTCGGCTACCAGCTGGACCGCCGCATCGCGAAGCTGACGGGCCTCGGCCGCTCCAACGGCTGCGCGTACGCGGACTCGCCGGGCCACGTCCCCGTACAGCGCATGGCGAACGTGTCCCTGAAGCCGGACCCGGGCGGGTTGTCGACGGAGGACCTGATCGGCGGGGTGGAGCGCGGGATCTACGTGGTCGGCGACCGGTCCTGGTCGATCGACATGCAGCGCTACAACTTCCAGTTCACCGGGCAGCGGTTCTTCCGCATCGAGAACGGGCGGCTGGCCGGGCAGCTGCGCGATGTGGCGTACCAGGCGACGACCACGGACTTCTGGGGCTCGATGGAGAAGGTCGGCGGCCCCCAGACGTACGTGCTGGGCGGCGCGTTCAACTGCGGCAAGGCCCAGCCGGGCCAGGTCGCCGCGGTCTCGCACGGCTGCCCCTCCGCCCTCTTCCGGGGCGTCAACATCCTCAATACGACGCAGGAGGCCGGACGATGA
- a CDS encoding GlsB/YeaQ/YmgE family stress response membrane protein, with the protein MSWLWAIIVGLVLGVLARAILPGKQDIPLWLTAVFGILGSILGNAVAGWIGVENTKGIDWIRHLLQLAGAVAVVAVGDMAWQAFRGNRKQRT; encoded by the coding sequence ATGAGCTGGTTGTGGGCAATCATCGTGGGACTGGTGCTCGGTGTCCTCGCCAGAGCGATCCTGCCGGGTAAGCAGGACATCCCGCTCTGGCTGACGGCCGTGTTCGGCATCCTCGGCAGCATCCTCGGCAACGCCGTGGCCGGCTGGATCGGTGTCGAGAACACCAAGGGCATCGACTGGATCCGTCATCTGCTGCAACTGGCGGGCGCCGTGGCGGTCGTCGCCGTCGGCGACATGGCCTGGCAGGCCTTCCGAGGCAACCGTAAACAGCGAACCTGA
- the fabI gene encoding enoyl-ACP reductase FabI produces MSGILDGKRILITGVLMESSIAFHAAKVAQEQGAEVILTAFPRPTLTERIARKLPKPAKVIELDVTNQEHLDRLAGLVREELGSLDGVVHSIGFAPQDALGGNFLNTPFESVATAMHVSAFSLKSLAMACKPLMSEGGSIVGLTFDAQYAWPQYDWMGPAKAALEATSRYLARDLGKDGLRCNLVSAGPLRSMAAKSIPGFEELADVWNTRAPLAWDMNDPEPAGRGIVALLSDFFPRTTGEIIHVDSGVHMMGA; encoded by the coding sequence ATGAGCGGAATTCTCGACGGCAAGCGCATCCTGATCACCGGGGTGCTGATGGAGTCGTCCATCGCGTTCCACGCCGCGAAGGTGGCCCAGGAGCAGGGGGCCGAGGTCATCCTGACGGCCTTCCCCCGCCCCACCCTGACCGAGCGCATCGCCAGGAAGCTGCCGAAGCCGGCCAAGGTCATCGAGCTGGACGTGACCAACCAGGAGCACCTAGACCGGCTCGCCGGTCTGGTGCGCGAGGAGCTCGGCTCCCTGGACGGCGTCGTCCACTCCATCGGCTTCGCGCCGCAGGACGCGCTCGGCGGCAACTTCCTCAACACGCCGTTCGAGTCCGTCGCCACCGCGATGCACGTCTCGGCGTTCTCCCTGAAGTCGCTGGCCATGGCCTGCAAGCCGCTGATGAGCGAGGGCGGCTCGATCGTCGGCCTCACCTTCGACGCCCAGTACGCCTGGCCGCAGTACGACTGGATGGGCCCGGCCAAGGCCGCGCTGGAGGCCACCTCCCGCTACCTCGCCCGCGACCTGGGCAAGGACGGGCTGCGCTGCAACCTGGTCTCCGCCGGACCGCTGCGCTCCATGGCCGCCAAGTCCATCCCGGGCTTCGAGGAGCTGGCCGACGTCTGGAACACCCGCGCCCCGCTGGCCTGGGACATGAACGACCCGGAGCCGGCCGGCCGCGGCATCGTCGCCCTGCTCTCCGACTTCTTCCCGCGCACCACGGGCGAGATCATCCACGTCGACAGCGGCGTGCACATGATGGGCGCCTGA
- the fabG gene encoding 3-oxoacyl-[acyl-carrier-protein] reductase: protein MSRSVLVTGGNRGIGLAIARAFADNGDQVAITYRSGEPPQALTDAGVLAVRCDITDAEQVEQAYKEIEEKHGPVEVLVANAGITKDQLLMRMSEEDFTSVLDTNLTGTFRVVKRANRGMLRAKKGRVVLISSVVGLLGSAGQANYAASKAGLVGFARSLARELGSRNITFNVVAPGFVDTDMTQALTEEQRKGIVSQVPLGRYARPEEIAAAVRFLASDDASYITGAVIPVDGGLGMGH from the coding sequence TTGAGCCGCTCGGTTCTCGTCACCGGAGGAAACCGGGGCATCGGCCTCGCCATCGCCCGCGCCTTCGCCGACAACGGCGACCAGGTCGCGATCACCTACCGTTCCGGAGAGCCGCCCCAGGCGCTCACCGACGCCGGTGTCCTCGCGGTCCGCTGCGACATCACCGACGCCGAGCAGGTGGAGCAGGCCTACAAGGAGATCGAGGAGAAGCACGGTCCCGTGGAGGTGCTGGTCGCCAACGCGGGCATCACCAAGGACCAGTTGCTGATGCGGATGTCGGAGGAGGACTTCACCTCCGTCCTCGACACCAACCTCACGGGGACCTTCCGGGTCGTCAAGCGCGCCAATCGCGGCATGCTGCGCGCCAAGAAGGGCCGTGTCGTCCTGATCTCCTCCGTCGTCGGGCTCCTCGGCTCGGCCGGCCAGGCCAACTACGCCGCCTCCAAGGCCGGGCTCGTCGGCTTCGCCCGGTCGCTGGCCCGTGAACTCGGATCGCGGAACATCACCTTCAACGTCGTCGCCCCCGGTTTTGTCGACACCGACATGACCCAGGCGCTCACCGAGGAGCAGCGCAAGGGCATCGTGTCCCAGGTGCCGCTCGGCCGCTACGCGCGGCCCGAGGAGATCGCCGCCGCGGTGCGCTTCCTCGCCTCCGACGACGCGTCGTACATCACTGGAGCCGTCATTCCCGTTGACGGCGGATTGGGCATGGGTCACTGA
- a CDS encoding FadR/GntR family transcriptional regulator: MALTSPRRSALADQVIAQLRNQITSGEWPVGSRIPTEPELVEQLGVARNTVREAVRALAHNGLLDIRQGSGTYVIATSELAGVMHRRFAAADPRHIAELRSTLESSAARLAAARRTERDLRQLDTLMARREEAWASGNAEAFVAADATLHLAVVAASHNDVLTELYADLGDLLRDYLRGDVGPELRPENHMDHGRLVEAIRAGDAETAAAEAASHALTCLTDRV; encoded by the coding sequence ATGGCGCTGACGTCTCCACGGCGTTCGGCACTCGCCGACCAGGTGATCGCCCAGCTGAGGAACCAGATCACCTCGGGCGAGTGGCCGGTCGGCTCGCGGATTCCGACCGAGCCCGAGCTGGTCGAGCAGCTGGGCGTGGCCCGTAACACCGTCCGCGAGGCCGTGCGGGCCCTCGCGCACAACGGGCTGCTGGACATCCGGCAGGGCTCCGGCACCTATGTGATCGCCACGAGCGAGCTGGCCGGGGTGATGCACCGCAGGTTCGCGGCCGCCGATCCGCGCCATATCGCGGAGCTGCGCTCGACGCTGGAATCCTCGGCGGCCCGGCTGGCGGCGGCCCGGCGCACCGAGCGGGATCTGCGGCAGCTGGACACGTTGATGGCGCGCCGCGAGGAGGCCTGGGCGTCGGGGAACGCGGAGGCGTTCGTGGCGGCGGACGCGACGCTGCACCTGGCGGTGGTCGCGGCCTCGCACAACGACGTCCTGACCGAGCTCTACGCCGACCTCGGCGATCTGCTGCGCGACTACCTGCGCGGCGACGTGGGCCCCGAGCTGCGGCCGGAGAACCATATGGACCACGGTCGGCTGGTCGAGGCAATCCGGGCGGGGGACGCGGAGACGGCGGCGGCCGAGGCGGCGAGCCACGCGCTGACCTGCCTGACGGACCGGGTGTAG
- the moaA gene encoding GTP 3',8-cyclase MoaA, which yields MLIDTYDRVATDLRVSLTDKCNLRCTYCMPEEGLQWLGKSELLSDDEIVRLIRIAVTSLGITEVRFTGGEPLLRPGLVSIVEQCAALTPRPRMSLTTNGIGLKRTATALKAAGLDRVNVSLDTLRPDVFKTLTRRDRHRDVLDGLEAAHEAGLTPVKVNSVLMPGLNDDEAPELLAWAVAHGYELRFIEQMPLDAQHGWKRDGMITAGDILASLRTRFALTAESDESRGSAPAERWTVDGGPHRVGVIASVTRPFCRACDRTRLTADGQVRTCLFAREETDLRGALRGDAPDEEIAQLWKTAMWGKKAGSGLDDPSFLQPDRPMSAIGG from the coding sequence GTGCTCATCGACACCTACGACCGGGTCGCCACCGACCTGCGCGTGTCACTCACCGACAAGTGCAACCTGCGCTGCACCTACTGCATGCCCGAAGAGGGCCTTCAGTGGCTCGGCAAGAGCGAGCTGCTCTCCGACGACGAGATCGTCCGCCTGATCCGTATCGCCGTCACCTCGCTCGGCATCACCGAGGTCCGCTTCACCGGCGGCGAGCCACTGCTCCGTCCCGGCCTCGTCTCCATCGTCGAGCAGTGCGCCGCGCTCACCCCGCGCCCCCGCATGTCGCTCACGACCAACGGCATCGGACTCAAGCGGACCGCCACCGCCCTCAAGGCCGCGGGGCTCGACCGGGTCAACGTCTCGCTGGACACCCTGCGCCCCGACGTCTTCAAGACCCTCACCCGCCGCGACCGCCACAGGGACGTGCTGGACGGCCTGGAGGCCGCCCACGAGGCCGGGCTCACCCCGGTGAAGGTCAACTCCGTCCTGATGCCGGGACTCAACGACGACGAGGCCCCCGAGCTGCTCGCCTGGGCCGTCGCGCACGGTTACGAGCTCCGCTTCATCGAGCAGATGCCGCTCGACGCCCAGCACGGCTGGAAGCGTGACGGCATGATCACCGCCGGGGACATCCTCGCCTCGCTGCGCACCCGCTTCGCCCTCACCGCGGAGAGCGACGAGTCCCGCGGCTCCGCCCCCGCCGAGCGATGGACCGTCGACGGCGGGCCGCACCGCGTCGGAGTGATCGCCTCCGTCACCCGCCCGTTCTGCCGCGCCTGCGACCGCACCCGGCTCACCGCCGACGGCCAGGTCCGCACCTGCCTCTTCGCCCGTGAGGAGACGGACCTGCGTGGGGCACTGCGCGGGGACGCGCCGGACGAGGAGATCGCCCAGCTCTGGAAGACGGCCATGTGGGGCAAGAAGGCGGGCTCCGGACTGGACGACCCGTCCTTCCTGCAGCCCGACCGCCCGATGTCGGCGATCGGCGGCTGA
- a CDS encoding DUF3099 domain-containing protein has translation MLRKSAGTEVIRITGARQGLTDDVRGRQRRYVISMSVRTVSVVLAAVLWNVERHVAIVALVLGVLLPYVAVVIANAGRENVTSLPTTFVQMPLRPAVEAAPVPGPAEPGDAEGASGGARPPHEHT, from the coding sequence ATGCTGCGGAAGAGCGCGGGTACGGAGGTCATCCGGATCACGGGCGCCCGTCAGGGGCTGACGGACGACGTCCGCGGCCGACAGCGACGCTATGTGATCTCGATGTCGGTGCGCACGGTGTCGGTGGTACTGGCCGCGGTGCTGTGGAACGTGGAGCGGCATGTGGCGATCGTGGCGCTCGTGCTGGGCGTGCTGCTGCCGTACGTTGCGGTGGTCATCGCCAACGCGGGCCGGGAGAACGTGACTTCGCTGCCGACGACCTTCGTGCAGATGCCGCTGCGACCTGCTGTGGAGGCCGCCCCGGTGCCCGGTCCGGCGGAGCCCGGGGACGCCGAGGGGGCGTCCGGCGGGGCCCGGCCGCCGCACGAGCACACCTGA